From the Streptococcus sp. 29887 genome, one window contains:
- a CDS encoding lipoate--protein ligase family protein, giving the protein MKSWVENVTIKKYEDRSGLTGLKQGPLVWTEVFLREVNRQTDTGILHFWPMDKTVILGMMDSQVAQLDKGLASIGQAGYSPIIRSLGGLAVVADEGILNVTLILPNPAGHKVDLRESYQVMVDLIAQALSDFPLDVVSGEVATSYCPGTYDLSIKGRKFAGLAQRIYQEAIAISAYISVSGNQVKRGQVVADFYAESFAPQEVSDRFPQVNPNSMANLSDLVGQDVTVEEMKTRIERVLIENGAFLTTFYPSSDNMADFMALGKTIKQSMEKYGI; this is encoded by the coding sequence ATGAAATCTTGGGTTGAGAATGTGACCATAAAAAAATACGAAGATCGGTCTGGTTTGACTGGTTTGAAACAGGGGCCGTTGGTGTGGACAGAGGTCTTTTTGCGCGAGGTCAATCGTCAGACCGATACAGGCATTTTGCATTTTTGGCCCATGGATAAAACGGTCATTCTGGGGATGATGGACAGTCAGGTGGCCCAGCTGGACAAGGGCTTAGCCAGTATTGGTCAGGCAGGCTACAGTCCTATTATTCGGAGTTTGGGTGGTCTGGCTGTGGTAGCAGACGAGGGGATTTTAAATGTCACTCTGATTTTGCCCAATCCTGCTGGTCACAAGGTTGATTTGAGGGAATCCTATCAGGTCATGGTGGATTTGATTGCTCAGGCGCTTTCGGATTTTCCCTTAGATGTGGTCAGTGGTGAGGTGGCAACTTCCTACTGTCCAGGGACCTACGACCTTAGTATCAAGGGGCGGAAGTTTGCAGGTTTGGCCCAGCGGATTTACCAAGAAGCTATTGCCATTTCTGCCTATATCAGTGTATCAGGCAATCAAGTCAAACGTGGGCAAGTAGTGGCTGATTTTTATGCGGAAAGTTTTGCTCCGCAAGAAGTATCTGACAGATTTCCGCAAGTAAATCCGAATTCGATGGCCAATCTGTCAGACTTGGTCGGTCAGGATGTGACGGTGGAGGAGATGAAAACACGAATCGAGCGTGTCTTGATTGAAAATGGGGCTTTTCTGACCACCTTTTATCCTTCGTCGGACAACATGGCTGATTTTATGGCGCTCGGAAAGACCATCAAGCAGTCTATGGAAAAATATGGTATCTAG